Part of the Streptomyces sp. NBC_00457 genome, CCTTCGAGGCGCGGCTACGGGAACTCGTCAGGGCTCGCAGAACTCGGTCTCGACGGCCGCGTCCTCCAGTTGCTGTTCGCCCCAGTCGCCGTTGCGGTTCATGGTCATGACGTGCCGGCCGTCCGCCGAGGCGAGCGTTCGGGTCGCGGAGCCGGGGATCATGCCGCCGTGGCCCCATGCCCAGCAGCCCTGCTTGAGCTTGAAGTGCCGTATGCCGAGGCCGTAGCGGTCCTGTGGACCACCGTGTCCCTTGTCCCCGTCGACGTGGACCGCGTCGAGCAGCTGCCGCTGCTGGGCGGGCGGCAGCAGCACACCGGCCAGGAGCTTGGACAGGAAGGTGTTCACGTCTGCGACGGTCGAGATCATCTGCCCGGCGGAGAAGGCGACGGTGGGGCTGAACTCGGTGACGTCGCGCACTTTCGCCTCCGGCCCGTCCTCGAACAGCGTGGAGTAGTGCCGCGCGTGGGGTGCGGGCAGTCGGGGCGAGGTGCCCGGCACGCTCGTGCCGCGCAGGCCGAGCGGCCGGATGACAAGACGCTCGACCGCCTGCGCGTAGGTGCCGCCGGTGGCCTTCTCGATGACCATGCCGGCGACGATGTAGTTGGTGTCGGAATAGTCCCACCTGCCTGGCCTGCCGGGCCTGCTGCCCTGTTCCGGCTGGAAGTTGGCCGGGTGGGCGAGCGCGATGTCCACCAGCTCTTCCGGGGACCACCTGGTGTGGCGGTTCCGGTCGAACTCGTCCCCCGCGTACAGGGCGCGGAAGCCGTCGTCCATGTTGTAGTCGAAGATGCCGCTCGTGTGGTTGAGCAGGTGCCGCACGGTGATGTCCCCGGGCCGGTAGCCCTTGCCGCGCACCACCCCGGGCAGCCATTCCTCCACGCTGTCGTCCAGCGAAAGCCTGCCCTCGGCTTCGAGCCGGAGCAGCACCGTGGCGGTGAAGGTCTTGGTCACGCTGGCGATACGGAACTTCTCGCTGGTGCTCCTCGGCCGCTCGGCGACCAGGTCACCGACACCGGCCCGGCCGTCCCACACACCGCGCGCGTCCCGTACCCGGGCGATGACGCCGGGGGTGCCTTGCGCGACGATCTCGTTCAGTACGGCCTGGGTCTTCGCGTGTAATCGGGGCGGATCATGGTGGGGTGGCCCGGCCGGTGCGGCGGTGGCAGCGGCGAGCGTTCCCACGGCGACGGCTGCGACGGCAAGGGCGATGGGGAGTCCACGAGAGGACTGTTGACGGCTCATGAGAAAAGTTGACCAAGGTACCCCATCCCCCTACATCGGGAACATCCCGGAATGAGGTCGGGGACACGACCCTAGGGGCTACCGCGCAGCCACCGCCAGGATCGCGTCACTGACCGCCGACACCGAAACCGGATGCAGGAACAGGAACAGGTTCGGCTCGACCAGTTCCAGTTCCATCACGCGTGGTTCGCCGTCGGGGCCGTCCACGAGGTCCACGCGGGCGTAGAGCAGGTCCGTCGCGTCCGGCACAGCGGCCAACGCCTGTTCGGCGACGGCGAGTTCGGACGGACTGGGGGTCCAGGGCTCAAGGTCCGGGTGGGCCACCTTGGGCGCGTCGTATGCCGTGCCGGGGGTCAGCACCGCCCGCTTGCGGCTGGCGTGCAGCAACCCTCCGCCGAAGAACTGCAACGCGCGCTCGCCGGAGACGTCGATGCCGCGCATGTACGGCTGGACCATCGCGGTCAGCCCCTCGTCGTGCATCCGCGCAAGATGCCGTACGGCCGTGTCGTGGTCGTCAGGCGTGTAGCGGGCCGCGTACCGGGAGCCGGCTCCGGAGGTGGGCTTGACGACGTACTCGTGGGTGTCGGGGAGGCTGACCGACTCCCCGGGCGCTATGTAGCTGGTCGACACGACCGGCACTCCCGCCCTCGCAAGATCCCCGAGGTACCGCTTGTCGGTGTTCCACCGCACGACCTCGGCCGGATTCGCCAAGCGCGTCAGGCTCGCGCACTTCTGCGTCCACGCCAGAAATTCGTCCGCCCGCCAGCTGTAGTCCCAGGTGGAGCGGATGACGGCCAGGTCGTACGCGGCCCAGTCGGCGTCGGGGTCGTCCCAATGCACCGCCTCCGCCTCGGCCCCGGCCTCGCGCAGCGCCCGCAGGAGCACGGGGAGGTCGGCGTCCTTGCTGGGCTCCGGTCGGGGGTCGTAGGTGACGAGGGCGACTCGGGGCACTGCGGGACTCCATTCTCGTACGGCGTCCCCGCAGGCTAACCGTCGCGCCCGCAACCGCGACAACCCATTTGACCTTCACCCTTGGTGAAGCCCCAGCATCGGTGGCGGAACAGGGGGGAGCTCACGGATGGATCTACGGATGGATCTGCGAGTGGATCTGCTCACGATCGGCGCCTTCTCGAACGTGTCCCGGCTCACGCCCAAAGCACTGCGGCTGTACGACGAACTGGACCTGCTGCGGCCCGCCCACGTCGACCCCGACACCGGCTACCGCTACTACGCGCCCGGCCAGTTGGAGCGGGCCCGGCTGGTGGCGTGGCTGCGGCGGCTGGGGATGCCGTTGGCGCGGATCCGTGCGGTGTGCGGTCTTGAGCGCGCTGCCGCCGCTCGGGAGATCCGTGCCTACTGGGCCGGCGTCGAGGCCGAGACGGCGGCCCGGCGTGACCTCGCCGCGTTCCTCGTCGATCAGCTGTCCGCCGTAGCGGATGGACCGGGCATATCGGGAAGGGGCACCAACATGCTGGAACTGCGTTACTCCGCCCACTCGGACATCGGACGGGTACGCCCCGCCAACCAGGACACCGCGTACGCGGGCGCGCGGCTGCTCGCCGTGGCCGACGGGTACGGGCCGGCGGGTGCGCCCGCGAGCAGCGCCGCCGTGCAGGCGCTGAAGTTCCTGGACGGGGAGGAGGTGCCGGCCGGTGGCGTCCTCGGGCTGCTGGAGGATGCCGTGCAGGGGGCGACCGAGGCTGTTCGGGATGTCGCAGCCGACGGCGAGGAGGCTGGTACCACCCTCACCGCCGTACTGTGGACGGGCTCCCAGCTGGCCCTCGTCCACATCGGCGACAGCCGCGCGTATCTGCTGCGGGACGGCGGCCTCTTCCGGATCACCCACGATCACACCGTCGTCCAGTCGATGATCGACGAGGGCCGGTTGACGCCGGAGGAGGCCGGGTCCCATCCGCAGCGGATGCTCCTGCTCAAGTCCCTGGGGAGCGGCCCACCCGCTGCCCCTGACCTGCGTCTGCACGAGACCCGTGCCGGTGATCGGTATCTCCTGTGCTCGGACGGGCTGTACGGCGTCGTCCCCGAAGACCGCATCCGGCACCTCCTCCTCTCCGTCCCGGACCCGGACACCGCGGTACGAGCCCTGGTCGACGCCGCCAACGACGCCGGCGGCCCGGACAACGTCAGCTGTGTGGTCGCCGACGTCGTCCGGGCCGGGGAGTGGACGGCGGTTCAGGGCGAGTAGAAGTCCCGGGGGCGTCCGCGCCGGTCCCTCGCCCGGGCGAGCAGGCTGCCCGGGTACTCCACCGCCCAGTAGCTCACCGTCGCGGCGAGAACCGCCGTCGCCGTGACGATCGCGACGGCCAGGGCGAAGCCAGACCTGGATCCCTCGGAGGGGAGCAGGCCGGTGTCGTAGAGGAGGAGCATGACCGGCTCGTGCCAGATGTAGAGGCTTTGACTTGCACCTCGGGCTGAAGCCCGAGGATTCTGGCCTTCTCGATCGTTGCTGTGCCGCTACGCGGCACGGGGTTCGTGGTCGCGAACTGGTGCAGCCGACGCCGGGCCGTCTCCTCGTCGAGGCCCGGCATCAGCACGAGCAGCCGCCCGTCCTCGTCCCGGCCCAGCCGGTCGCAGCCGCCGCCGAGCCGCTCGACGACCTGCGCGAGCCGCTCGGCGACCTCCCGCCGGATGCGCGGCCCGAACCGCTCCTCCAGCGTGGCCATTTCGGCGACCTGGACGACGGCGAGCACGCCGCTTCGCCGACCGGTGACCGGGCGGCGCAGTTCGCGGTCGAGTTCAGCGCGGAAGTGAGGAAGTTGACGGCGGGACGATTTCCTCAGCCGGTCTCGCTCACGCGGACTCCGTTGGCGGCGGTGTCGAAGACCTTCCGGTACGTGTGCCATTGCGCGTTCGGCGCGGAGAGATAGACCACGTACTGGGTGCCGTCGGTGCTGGAGAACGCCAGCTCCGCCGCCCGGTACTGCCGTGCCCTGCCGTCGAAGGTGAACTCCCAGTACCCGGCGGGTCGTCCGCGGAAGGTCGTCTCGGCCATCCGCACGCGTTCATAGCCGGGGTTGTCGCGGGCGGTCTGTTCCTCTTCCGTCTCGCGCCAGTGCCGTAGCGGATCGGTGCCCGCGAACTCGATGGCGTTGACCCTGAGCCCGACCAGACCGGACGGGTCGATGAAGGCGACTTCGCCGCCGTCCAGCGTCTTACGGGTCCAGCCGTCCGGTACGGGTACGGAGAAGCCGCTGCCCGCCTTCTGGAGCTGATATCCGTCGGGCACCGGCGGCGGCAGGGTGGCGCTGGGACTGGGACTGGGAGAGGCGGAGGCACCGGACCCGGACGCGTGTGAACTCGGCTCATCGCCAGGGCCCTTGAGCCACCACAGTGCACCGCCGCCCGCCACAGCGGCGGCAAGCGCCACTGCCACGATCGACCGCACCACCGTACGGCGGCGGTTGCCGCTGCTCTTCCTCGCGGGAGGCGAGGGGGCGTCGGTCCGTTCCGACCGCGTGGGCGGATCGAGGCGAGCGGTCCGTGTGGCGGTCACATCGACCAGGCGGCGTTCGACCTCGTGCACGTCCATGCGCTGCCCGGGTTCCTTGACGAGCAGACCCTCGATGACCGGCGCCAGGTCCCCGGCGTTGCGCAAGGGCTCGTACGGATCCGTTGCGATGGCGTACGCGGTCTCGATCGGGGTGTCGCGGGCGAACGGGTGCTGCCCCTCGACCGCCTGGTACAGCGTCGCCCCCAGGGCCCACAGGTCACTGGCGGGACCGGGCTCGGCGCCCCGGAGGCGTTCGGGCGACAGATAGCGGATGGAGCCGATCAGCTCACCGGGCTTGGTGAGGGAGGACGTTCCCGACTCCATGGCGATCCCGAAGTCGGTGAGGACGATCCGGCCGCCGTCCCCGAGCAGAACGTTGGCGGGCTTGACGTCCCGGTGCAGGACCCCGGCGTCGTGGGCGGCGCGCAGGGCGGCGGCCATGGCCAGCCCGATCCGGGCCGCTTCCTCGGGAGGCAGCGCACCCCGCTGCTTCAGCACGTCACTGAGCGTCGCCGACGGTATGTACTCCATGACGATGCACGGCAGGCCCTCGTCGTCGACGACGTCATGCACCACGATCACATTGGGGTGCGCGATCCGGGCCGCGCTCCGGGCCTCGCGACGGGTGCGCTCATGGAGCGTGCGGACCTCGTCGTCGTGCAGGTGCGGCGGGATGTGCAGCTTCTTCACGGCGACATGACGGCCGAGCAGCCTGTCCTCGGCCCGCCACACGGTGCCCATACCGCCACTGCCCACCCGCTCCACCAACAGGTAACGGCCGGCGACGAGTCGCCCAAGATCGGACACCGAGATCGTCACCTTCTCCGCTTCCCGTTCGTGAACAGTCGGGGTCGACGAGGCACGATAACCCATACGGACGTACGAGCATGTCAACGGTTCGATCACATGGCACCCGACTTCGCCGGCGGTGACAAGGCGCGGCCGTGTTCATTACGCGCTTCGGTGATCAGGAGCGCTCGGGGCTGGTTCAGAATGCTCGGATGCCCATGCTTGAGACTCCCCGTCTGCTCCTTCGTCGCTGGCGCCCGGAGGATGTTGCGCCACTGACCGCCATCAACGCCGACCCAGAGGTCATGCGCTGGATCGGTGACGGCAGCGTCCGTAACGAACAGCAGACCCGCAGCGGGATTGAAACGATGGAACGCAAGTGGGAGGCACGGGGCTTCGGTCTGTTCGCCGTGGAGATCCGTGCCACCGGCGAACTGGCCGGCTTCACCGGCCTTTCGATTCCCGACTTCCTTCCGGAGGTGCTGCCGGCGGTCGAGGTCGGCTGGCGGCTGGGACGTGCCCATTGGGGACAGGGCCTGGCCACCGAGGCCGCAACCGCCGCTGTCCGGTTCGGAATCGAGGAACGAGGGCTTGAGCGGATCGTCAGCATCGCTCAGGCGGGCAATGCCGCTTCCGAACGGGTCATGGTCAAGCTGGGGATGCATCTTTTCTGCGAGACCGTCGATCCCGGCTGTGGTCGGCGCGTGCGGGTCTTCGAGATGTCTGTGGATCAGGCGTAGTCGCCGCGTTCGGCCCGGTGCAGGATGTCGCGCTCCCGGCCGGTCTGGGTGTCGAGTGAGTCCTCGTGGTCGATGACGATGGTGTCGTCGGCCGGCTGGGCACGTACCTGAGCTGCGTAGGCGTCGGTCGCCTTGATCAGGAGAGCATCCTGGTGTGCGGCGGGCCAGCTTTGGATCAGGTAGGACTCCACGACATCGTCCACGAGTGTCTGGTCGACGGCCCGGTCCCGGCCGCGCGCATGAATACGCAGCCGGTAGTGGCCTGGCCCTTGGGACCCCAGCGAGGGCAGTTCCGCGGGGTCGTCCATGAAATACGTCACCAGCGCTTCCCCGGAAGGGGAGTTGCACGAGATCTCAGCGATCTCTTCCCAGTCCGCAGTCACCTCGGGGCGCTGCGCATGCAGCTCGACAGTGACCTGAACGCTGACCTCGGCCAGCTGGTCTATGACCGGCGTACCGCCCTGGGCCTGTCCCAGACCGAACTCGCCGAACGTTGCGGAATGAAGCAGCCCAGATCTCCCGGATCGAAGGCGGCGGCACCGTTCCCACCATCCCGCTCCTGCGACGCCTGGCACGCGCCCTCGATGCCGACCTGACCATCGAGCTCACGCCGCACCACAAGGCGGCTTGATCGATCCGGCGTAACCGGCGGCCCGAGGAGCCTTCCCATTCCCGGAATTCCCTGGGGCGTGGGCGGCTGACGGCAGAGCCACGGGCTACACCGCCACGTCGCCGACCGCCGTCCGCTGCAACAACCCCCAAGTGAACTCCGCAATGACCTCCCGCGACCTCCCCTCCCCATCCGGCGCCCTGAACGCCAACCCCCACCGAGTCGGCGCCGAACCCTCCAGTGGACGGGCCGGGGCGAATGCGCGGGCCGCTTCGTCGACCGTGCAGGACCAGGGCGTGAGGTCGTCCAAAGACCGCAGCTCCGGGCTCTCGGCATCCGGCGCGCGTACCAGCCACTCGTTCCATACCGCTCCATTCGGGGCGACGAGTACCTCGAAGCGCAGGTCGGACCAGAGGGGGAGCGGCCACTGCAAGGCTTCGCACTTCAGGTCGCCGATAGTGCGCATCACCGCCGACTCGGGGGCGCCCAGGATCGAGCGGTAGCGGGAAGCCGCCGCTCGCGCCCGCGGTGAGTGGAGCATTGCCTGCCAGCGCTTGTTCGCCTCGCGCATGTCCGCGATGGAGGCGCCGAGTTCAGTTCGTGCGTCCGCCACCAGGTCCGGATTGTGGTCGGCCATGCGGCGCAGCAGGACCAGTTGGAAGTCGAGGGGAGTGAAGGGGCCTTGGGGGCGCGTTGCGGACGGCATGCCTCCCATCGTCGCTCACCTCGTCACTCACCACATCGCTCACCTCGTCTCTCACCTCGTCGCTCTCCACGCGACCGCCCGGACGGCGGCCGTCAGGAAGGAACAGGACGGAGTTGACGTAGCGGGGGCGGTGGCGGAAGGGGAGGACTCGGGGGAGCAGGCCCTGGGTGACGACGTGGGCGGCCTCGGCCTGGTGGGCCTCCAGGGGGAAGGAGGTGAGCGGGACCCAGGTGTCGCCGGGCAGGACCCAGCCGTCGTAGCGGAGTAGGGTGAGGTACGTGACTACTCGGGCGATCGGCTGGATGCGGGACTCCAGCTCGACGAACAAGGCCGGGCGGTCGCGGGACAGGATGCCCGTCGACCCGCGCAGCACCGCCAGTTCGCCGCCGTCCACGTCGATCTTGATGAAGTCGACGTTCCGGAGCCCCAGGTCGTCCAGGGCTACGCAGCCGACGTCCAGCGCACGGCTGTGGATGTCGCGGCGGATCAGGGAGGACACGCCCCTGTCGCCGGGGTCGTCCGCCGGGAGCCAGAGGCGGGCCACCCCGGGGCCGTCGGAGGCGGCGGCGCGGATCACGCGGACGTTCGGTGGGGCCGTGGCAGTGAGGAGGCGTGCAAGGTGGGGGACCGGTTCTACGGTCACCACCTCGCGGGCTCGCTTCGCCAGGCGGCGCGTCCAGGGGCCGTACCAGCCGCCGATGTCCACCGCCGTGCCGCAGTCCGGCGGGCACAGCTCGCCGAGCCGGGCCAGTTCCGGTTCGAAGCGGGGGTAGACGGCCCGGGCGGCTGCCGCGACCAGGCGGGTCGGGAGCAGGGGTGCCACGCGGGCCGCGAGGGTTCGCGGGGGCTTGGTCATGGGGTCATCCGTTTGAGGAGTTCCTCGTGTTCGTCGTCCGTGACCTGCTCCCCGGACGAGGGCAGCAGCTGCGGGATGCCGTCGACGATCGGGTAGCGGCGGCGCAGGCGTGGGTTGTAGAGCACCTCCTCGTCATCGGCCGTGAACAGGTGCAGCGGGCCCTTGTCGAGTGGACACGCCAGGATCTGGAGCAGGGGGTCGTCGGGTTTCACGGTGGTGTCAACTCCTTGGCACCGAGGGAGGGTTGGGCCGCTGCCTGCCGGTCGTGCTTGGGCATGGTCAGCAGTACGGTGATCGCCAGCGCCGTGCCCGCGAGCCGCAGCGCCAGCCGCAACGGCTCCTGCGGCAGCGCCTCGCCGAACGACAGCGTGCCGAGCACCGCCGTATAGAGGCAGGTCACCGTCGTACACACCGGCACGATCAGCGAGGCCCGGCAGCGTTGCAGCGCCGCCTGCGACATGACCAGCCCGAACGCGCCGGTGAACAGCAGGAGATACGGATACGGGGAGCGGAGGACATCGAGCAGCGCCTCGCCGATTCCGCTTGCCGTGAGGTCCGTGAGGTAGTTGGAGACGCCTTTGATCGCCAGCGAGCTGACGCCGTACAGCACGCCCACCGCCACGCCGTATTCGACGCCGGTCGTCGGCAGCCGGTGCCGGTGGCGGGCGCGGCGCTCGGCGGAGCCGTACAGCCAGACGCCCGCGGCGAGCGAGGGCACGCAGACGAGGAGGATCAGGGGGTACGGCGCCTCGCCGCCCACGGTGTCCGAGTCCTCCCGCAGCGACAGCACGACCATCAGCAGCGCGGCGAGGATCGCGCCGAGGGCGTACCGCTCGCGGCCGGTGGTCTCCTCGCCGAGCAGCCGCGCCGACAGCAGCACCAGCAGGACCAGGCCGGAGACGAAGATGCCCTGCGCGGCGGCGATCGGGAGCGTGCGGTAGACGACCAGCTGCGCGGCGAAACCGGCGGCGAGGGACAGTGATCCGCCGATCCACAGCGGGCTGCCCAGGACCAGTCTCAGGAGCTTCGCGGGTTCGCGCACGGTCACCTGGGGCAGGGCCGCGAGCGCCCGTTTCTCCAGGACGAAACCGGTGCTGTACAGGACGTTCGCCAGCAACGCCGCGGCTACTCCCCACCACATCGGCTACGTCCTTCGCGCGTGCAGGAGGAGGATCGAGGCGAGTGGTGCTCTGGAGCAGGCGAGCCGGTCGAGCGGGCGCAGGGGACGCGGTACGCCGTGGAAAGGGGCCCCTTTGAGTCGTACGACTTCGAAGCCTGCCGCGGTGACGTACTCGCGGAGGGCGCGGGCCGTGTAGAGCCGCAGATGTCCTACGACCTCCCGCCCCGGCCGGCCGTGGATCGCGCGCAGGCTGACCTCCGAGAAGACGGGCTGCACGCCCGCGAGGAGGAGGGCGCGGTTGTACCAGGCGGCCAGGTTCGGGGTGGACAGCATCAGATGGCCGCCCGGGCGCAGCACCCGGCGGATCTCGTCCAGGGCGGAGTCCGGGTCCACTAGGTGTTCGATCACCTCGCTGAACAGCACGGCGTCCGCTGAACCGTCCCTGAAGGGGAGGGAGTTGAGTTCTGCGCGGAGGGTGTACGGGATTCTGGTGTGGGCGCGTTTCAGGGCGTCCTGGGACCAGTCGACGCCGATGATGCGGTGGCCGGGGAGGAGCGGTGCGGTGGTGGCTGCCGCCGTGCCGTCGCCGCAGCCGATGTCGAGGATCGTGCGGGTGTGGCCGGATGGTGTGGGCGGGCCCAGGGCGGTGGCCAGGAGGTGGGCCTGGCGGAGGGTGCGGGGGGTGCCGGAGGCTACGGGGACCGCCGGGTTCTCGTAGAAGTCGCGGAGTTCCGTGCGGGGTGGGGTGGTGGTCGTGGACGTGGTCGTCATGGGGCCACCTCCGTGGTGTGCAGATAGTGCTCGAAGAGGTCGCGTAGGTGCGCGCCGTCGCCGTGGCTGAGCAGGGCTCGGGACCAGCGCAGGGCCAGGTGCAGGCGGCCGGCGGTGGAGGCGGTGGTGACGGTGAGGCCGCGGGGCATTCTCGCGGGCGCCGAGAACCAGACGGCGTGCGCGCGGCCTGCCTCCTCGCCGAAGTCCAGGGGGTACGGGACGCGGCCGATGTTGCTGAGGAGCGTCGTCGAGGTCCAGGGGGCGGCTGCTCGGCGGAGGGTTCTGGTGAGGGCGGCTCGCCAGGACACGGGGGTGATGGGGGCGGTGAGGAGGGTGGCTCCGTGGCCGAGTTGGGGGCGGGGGAGGGACTTGAGGGCGAGGGTGCGGAGTGCCGTACGGCTGAGGAGTGCGGGCATGTCCGCCGGGTTCAACTCGTCCGGGGTGAAGGGGACTTCGACCAGGCGAGTGCCGTTGCCTATCGGCATCGTCGTGTCCCTGGGGCGGTCGTCCACGGGCATCGTGATGCGGAGGGGGCGGGGGTGTTCGCCGTGTTCTCTGTTCCAGTGGGTGATCATCAGGGCTGTGGTGACCATGAGCTGGTCGTTCACCGTGTACGGGGAGCCTTTGGGGCGGTGGGGGAGGGGGAGTTCGGTGACGAGCATGCCGTTGCCGGGGGAGGGTTCGGGGGTGCCGGGGGCTACTCGGGCGGGGGGTGACCAGTTGGAGGGGGTTTCTTCGGGGTGGGGTGGGGGTTGCGTAGGGCGGGTGGGGGAGGCTGCGGGGGAGTTGTCCCGGCCGCTGTACAGCTCTGCGGCGGTGGCGAGGACGCGGAGGCAGGCGGGGCCGTCGAGGGCGGTGTGGTTGATGGTGAGGAAGAGGACGGTGCCGGTGCCTTTGCCGTGACTGGCGTTGCTGCTCGGGGTGGGTATCGCTTGCCGGCGCTGGCCGGGTGCCGCTGCGCCCACCCGTGCCGCCCCAGCGGCACGACTGCCCGCAGCGGCGGGGCGTGCGGCAGCGTCAGCGGCGGCGGGTGCAGCGGCGGCGTTGGCGTCGGCGCCGCTGCTGGGGTTGGCGTCGCCCCAGCCCGCACCGCTGACCGCAGCGGCGGCGGGTACAGGATCGGCAGCGGGCTTCCCCACCGCATCCGTCGCCTCGCTCCCCTCCACCGGTCCCGCCCCCTCCACCACCTCCAGCCGTACCGGCGGCGAAGCCGTCAACGGCGGGGCCTCCACCAGTGCACGTGTCCGCGCGCCTCGCAGCGCGTCCGGGCCCGGTGGCAGGAAGGTCACGACCTCCACATCCGGGTCCGCCGTCAGTTCCCACTCGTAGCGGCGCCGGTACCACCGACCCGCCGCCTCCCGCATGAGGATGCGGGGGTGGCGGCGGAGGGCCTCGGTGAAGGCGGAGCGCAGGCGGTCGCGGTCCAGGTGGCCCGGGAGGTGGACCTCGATGTGGACGGTTTCCGGTTCCTCCTCCTGGAGGCAGTGGCGGGCGATCTCGTCCACCACGGGGAACGGGATGCGCTCGGGAGGCCGTACGGGGCCCTCGGCGCGGTGCTCCAGCGTCGTCATGCGCTGTCCCCCCTCAGGTCGGCCTCGGGTGGTGTCGCCCTGAGCCTCGGCTTGCGGAACGCGAAGCGCACGGTGGGCGGGTCGGGCGGCGGGGCGCCGGGACCCCGTGCCGAGACGGTCGGGCCGGAGTCCGGGCGGGCAGGCGGCGGGGGCTCGGCACCGAGAGGACTCGCGCCCCGCTCCCGTTGCGGCAACTGCTGCGTCGGGGCTTCCGAGGCCGGCGACCCCCCGGACGGTGGCGGCACCGCCATTGGGTCCCGCTCCCGCACACTCACCAACCCCGCGAACAACCCGATCAGCGCCAGGAGTTGAGCCGCCGGACCGAAGGCACCCTCCTCCGCGCCCGCCGGCTCCCCGGCCCCCACCGCCGCCGCGATCCCCGCCCCCGCGAGCGCGACGAACGCGATCGGTACGAGCAGTGCGTGCCGTCGGTGGGCCAGGAGCGCCAACGCCGGTACCAGCAGCGCGAACCACCCGGCGATCACCGCGCCCACCAGCGTCAGCGCCACCGTCCCCAGCCACAGGCCCGGCGGCGGGGGCACCGGCTGCGGGTCGTCGGGGTTCGGGGAGCGCCGGCGCCAGAGGACAAGTCCCACCAGGGCCGCCACCGCTACACCCCCGCCGATCAGCGCGGCGTCGTACGTCGTCGCGGGCTCGTACGACAGCTTGACCCCGCCGCCCGCCCCGGCCGGGATCCGCCAGCCCTGCTGCCAGCCGTCGAGGCGGACCGGGGACAACTCGTCCCCGTTCAGCGTGGCTTTCCAGCCGTCGTTGTAGTTCTGGTACGTCGTCAGGTACGTGGCCGCGCCCGACCCGACCGTCACCTGGCGCTGGTCGCCGAGCCAGTCACGGATCTCAAGGTTGCGGTCCGCGGACGTTGGCTCAGCGAGCGCCCCGCCGCGTGTCAGCGTGACATCTGTGAGCGTCAGCGGCCCGGCGTCCCCGCCCTCGACCCGGTGCCGGCCGGAGGACAGGTCCAACTCGGCGTTCGCTCGCCCCTCCTGACAGAGCGTCACCTGCACAGGTCGCCGTTCCGTCAGGTCCCGTACCGTCCCCCGCACGCTCGTCTCGTACAACTCCCCGTCCACCGCCATCACCGGCCCCTGCCCGCATGGCAGCGAGAAGGCGCGCGTGGCCGCCGGCTGGGGCGTGCGGTAGGCGTCGAGGGCCGGGATGTACGCCTCCGTGAGGCCCACCGGAAGGCGCAGGTCCTCGTCGACGACCGGGTTGTGGAGGGTCAGCGGAGCCGTCGCCGTGACCGTGATGTCGAGGCGGTCCGTGGTGATCGGCGGGAAGCGGACCCAGCCGTTCTCGTCGACGCCCGCGAGGGCGGCGCCTTCCGGGGAGCTGATCTGCACCTCGGTGGGGCGGGTGGAGAGGCCGCCCGCGGGGGCCAGGACCAGTTCGCCGACGGACTGTTCGCCGTCCCAGCGGAGGTGGATGGTGGGGCGGTCGCCCGCGATCCAGGCCGTGGTCAGGTCACCGTCGGTGAGGTTGCGCGCCGCCAGGCCCGCGCCGAGCCGTGCCGTGGAGTCGGCGGTGGCGACGATGCGGCTCTGCTGGTCGGGGGCGACGTCGTACAGCAGCCGGTCGAGTTCCGCGCCGGGTACCGGCACCGCGCTCGCCGTCACCTCGTACGTCCCCGCCGTGCCCGTGGAGAAGCGGCGGTGCAGGCCCGCCTCCGTGCCCGTCGCGGAGAGGCCGGTCGGGTCGGCCGTGCGGTGCAGCGAGACGATCTCGGCGGCGGCACCGGCATCCCGCGCGTCCGTCGGCAGCCGCAGCATGCGCGTGACCTGCACGTCAGGCAGCGAGATCTCGGAGAAGCCCGCGCCCGTCAGACCCGTGTGCCGCGCCACCGAGTCGACGATCGTCAGCCGCATCCAACTCGTCTCACCCGAAGGCGCCTTGATGCTCTGCGCCGTCCCGTCCGGGCGCAGGACGCTGGTCCGCACCCCCTTCTCCGTCTCCACTCGCACCCGCGTCGCCGCCGACCGCACACTCTCCTGCGGCAACGGCG contains:
- a CDS encoding FkbM family methyltransferase, which gives rise to MTKPPRTLAARVAPLLPTRLVAAAARAVYPRFEPELARLGELCPPDCGTAVDIGGWYGPWTRRLAKRAREVVTVEPVPHLARLLTATAPPNVRVIRAAASDGPGVARLWLPADDPGDRGVSSLIRRDIHSRALDVGCVALDDLGLRNVDFIKIDVDGGELAVLRGSTGILSRDRPALFVELESRIQPIARVVTYLTLLRYDGWVLPGDTWVPLTSFPLEAHQAEAAHVVTQGLLPRVLPFRHRPRYVNSVLFLPDGRRPGGRVESDEVRDEVSDVVSDEVSDDGRHAVRNAPPRPLHSPRLPTGPAAPHGRPQSGPGGGRTN
- a CDS encoding Trm112 family protein, which encodes MKPDDPLLQILACPLDKGPLHLFTADDEEVLYNPRLRRRYPIVDGIPQLLPSSGEQVTDDEHEELLKRMTP
- a CDS encoding class I SAM-dependent methyltransferase: MTTTSTTTTPPRTELRDFYENPAVPVASGTPRTLRQAHLLATALGPPTPSGHTRTILDIGCGDGTAAATTAPLLPGHRIIGVDWSQDALKRAHTRIPYTLRAELNSLPFRDGSADAVLFSEVIEHLVDPDSALDEIRRVLRPGGHLMLSTPNLAAWYNRALLLAGVQPVFSEVSLRAIHGRPGREVVGHLRLYTARALREYVTAAGFEVVRLKGAPFHGVPRPLRPLDRLACSRAPLASILLLHARRT
- a CDS encoding condensation protein, giving the protein MTTLEHRAEGPVRPPERIPFPVVDEIARHCLQEEEPETVHIEVHLPGHLDRDRLRSAFTEALRRHPRILMREAAGRWYRRRYEWELTADPDVEVVTFLPPGPDALRGARTRALVEAPPLTASPPVRLEVVEGAGPVEGSEATDAVGKPAADPVPAAAAVSGAGWGDANPSSGADANAAAAPAAADAAARPAAAGSRAAGAARVGAAAPGQRRQAIPTPSSNASHGKGTGTVLFLTINHTALDGPACLRVLATAAELYSGRDNSPAASPTRPTQPPPHPEETPSNWSPPARVAPGTPEPSPGNGMLVTELPLPHRPKGSPYTVNDQLMVTTALMITHWNREHGEHPRPLRITMPVDDRPRDTTMPIGNGTRLVEVPFTPDELNPADMPALLSRTALRTLALKSLPRPQLGHGATLLTAPITPVSWRAALTRTLRRAAAPWTSTTLLSNIGRVPYPLDFGEEAGRAHAVWFSAPARMPRGLTVTTASTAGRLHLALRWSRALLSHGDGAHLRDLFEHYLHTTEVAP